From one Roseofilum capinflatum BLCC-M114 genomic stretch:
- the rpsQ gene encoding 30S ribosomal protein S17 yields MAVKERVGRVISTKMQKTVVVAIENRSAHPKYGKTVVKTKHYKAHDEDENCKEGDRVLIKESRPLSRTKRWIVSEILETR; encoded by the coding sequence ATGGCCGTCAAAGAAAGAGTGGGCAGAGTCATTAGTACGAAAATGCAGAAGACCGTGGTGGTGGCGATTGAAAATCGTAGTGCCCACCCCAAATACGGTAAAACTGTGGTCAAGACTAAGCATTATAAAGCCCACGACGAAGACGAAAACTGTAAAGAAGGCGATCGCGTCTTAATTAAAGAATCTCGTCCCTTGAGTCGAACCAAACGTTGGATCGTTAGTGAGATCCTTGAGACTCGTTAG
- the rplN gene encoding 50S ribosomal protein L14, with product MIQQESYLNVADNSGARKLMCIRVLGGNRRYGSIGDEIIAVVKDANPNMAIKKSDVVRAVIVRTKKGLRRQSGMSIRFDDNAAVIINKDRNPRGTRVFGPVARELRDKNYTKIVSLAPEVL from the coding sequence ATGATTCAACAAGAATCCTATCTCAATGTTGCCGATAACAGTGGCGCTCGTAAGCTCATGTGTATTCGAGTTCTAGGTGGCAACCGACGCTATGGTTCCATTGGTGATGAAATCATTGCCGTCGTTAAAGATGCCAACCCCAATATGGCGATCAAAAAATCCGATGTAGTTCGAGCGGTGATTGTGAGAACTAAAAAAGGTTTGCGTCGCCAAAGTGGTATGAGCATTCGCTTTGATGATAATGCTGCCGTCATTATTAACAAAGATCGCAATCCCAGGGGAACCCGTGTATTTGGCCCAGTCGCTCGCGAACTGCGAGATAAGAATTACACGAAAATCGTATCCCTAGCACCGGAGGTTCTGTAA
- a CDS encoding adenylate kinase produces MSRLIFIGPPGSGKGTQAAELSKREKIPHISTGEILRNSVANETDLGLKAKFYMDQGSLVPDQLVLDLVEERLSETDAQNGWILDGFPRNSSQAETFQKMLYSKNKDCDYAIFLEVPEAILVERLLSRGRADDTTETIRHRLEVYHEETQPLIDFYGARGKLKRIRGNQPVEKVTQDLQHALTMGH; encoded by the coding sequence ATGTCAAGGTTGATTTTTATTGGGCCACCCGGTTCTGGCAAGGGAACTCAAGCCGCCGAACTATCCAAACGGGAAAAAATTCCCCATATTTCTACAGGAGAGATTCTCCGCAATAGTGTGGCCAACGAAACGGATTTGGGATTAAAGGCCAAGTTCTATATGGATCAAGGCTCTTTGGTTCCAGATCAGTTGGTGTTGGATTTGGTAGAAGAGCGGCTGAGTGAAACAGATGCCCAAAATGGGTGGATTTTGGATGGGTTTCCTCGTAACAGTTCCCAGGCTGAAACCTTCCAAAAAATGTTGTATTCCAAGAATAAAGATTGTGATTATGCCATTTTCTTGGAGGTTCCAGAAGCGATTTTAGTTGAGCGACTTTTGTCTAGAGGACGGGCTGATGATACGACCGAGACGATTCGTCATCGCTTGGAGGTTTATCACGAGGAAACTCAACCCTTGATTGATTTCTATGGCGCTCGGGGGAAACTGAAGCGGATTCGGGGAAATCAGCCCGTGGAAAAGGTGACCCAGGATTTACAACATGCTTTGACCATGGGACATTAG
- the rpsH gene encoding 30S ribosomal protein S8 yields MAVNDTIADMLTRLRNANLARHQTTQVPSTKLTRSIAQVLKDEGFISDFETVGEGVKTNLRIALKYKGKNRSPIISKLERVSRPGLRVYKNRKELPRVLGGIGIAIISTSHGIMTDREARRQGIGGEVLCYVW; encoded by the coding sequence ATGGCCGTAAACGACACGATCGCGGATATGCTCACGCGCCTTCGCAATGCGAACTTAGCGCGGCATCAAACCACTCAAGTCCCATCCACCAAACTCACCCGGAGTATTGCCCAAGTCTTAAAAGATGAAGGCTTTATTTCCGACTTTGAGACGGTGGGGGAAGGAGTCAAAACCAACCTCCGGATTGCCCTTAAATATAAGGGCAAAAACCGAAGTCCAATTATCAGCAAGCTCGAACGGGTCAGTCGTCCGGGTCTGAGGGTTTATAAAAATCGCAAGGAACTCCCCCGTGTTTTAGGTGGGATTGGAATTGCCATTATTTCAACCTCCCATGGCATCATGACTGACCGTGAAGCCCGTCGCCAAGGCATTGGTGGTGAAGTGCTTTGCTATGTTTGGTAA
- the rplP gene encoding 50S ribosomal protein L16, whose protein sequence is MLSPRRTKFRKQHRGRMKGLASRGNVINFGDFGLQALEPHWITSRQIESGRRAMTRYIRRGGKIWIRIFPDKPVTMRPAETRMGSGKGNPEYWVAVVKPGRIIYEIAGVPEATAREAMRLASHKFPIKTKFLVRDTQG, encoded by the coding sequence ATGTTAAGTCCAAGAAGAACAAAATTTCGCAAACAACACCGAGGTCGAATGAAAGGGTTGGCTTCCCGTGGGAACGTCATCAACTTTGGAGACTTTGGACTCCAAGCCCTTGAACCTCACTGGATTACCTCCCGCCAAATCGAATCCGGTCGTCGAGCCATGACCCGGTATATCCGGCGGGGTGGGAAAATTTGGATTCGGATTTTCCCCGACAAACCGGTAACCATGCGACCAGCCGAAACCCGTATGGGTTCCGGGAAAGGAAACCCAGAATATTGGGTAGCTGTGGTCAAACCCGGACGGATAATTTATGAAATTGCCGGTGTGCCCGAAGCCACCGCTCGTGAAGCCATGCGTCTGGCTTCCCATAAATTCCCGATCAAGACTAAATTTTTGGTGCGTGATACCCAGGGTTAG
- the rpsM gene encoding 30S ribosomal protein S13 yields MARIAGVDLPRDKRIEIGLTYIYGIGLSRSQKILADTGVNPDTRVKDLTDNDIVALRGAVETQYQIEGDLRRWEAMNIKRLMDIGTYRGRRHRMGLPVRGQRTRTNARTRRGVRRTVAGKKKAAAKK; encoded by the coding sequence GTGGCCAGAATAGCTGGTGTAGACCTACCGCGAGATAAACGGATAGAAATAGGTCTAACCTACATCTATGGGATCGGCTTAAGCCGTTCCCAAAAGATCTTAGCGGATACTGGTGTCAATCCAGATACAAGAGTAAAAGATTTAACAGATAATGATATCGTTGCCTTAAGAGGAGCTGTAGAGACCCAATACCAAATTGAAGGGGATCTCAGACGGTGGGAGGCAATGAATATCAAACGTCTGATGGATATTGGAACCTATCGTGGAAGACGGCATCGTATGGGACTGCCGGTACGGGGACAGCGAACCCGTACCAATGCCCGTACTCGTCGTGGAGTCCGCCGCACAGTTGCTGGTAAGAAAAAAGCAGCCGCTAAGAAATAG
- the rpmJ gene encoding 50S ribosomal protein L36 encodes MKVRASVRKMCEKCRVIRRKGRVMVICSNPKHKQRQG; translated from the coding sequence ATGAAAGTCCGAGCATCCGTCCGTAAAATGTGTGAGAAATGCCGAGTTATTCGCCGTAAAGGTCGGGTAATGGTGATCTGTTCTAACCCAAAACATAAGCAACGTCAAGGTTAA
- a CDS encoding DNA-directed RNA polymerase subunit alpha encodes MGQFQVECVESYTEKDQSQYSRFILEPLERGQGTTVGNALRRVLLSNLSGAAVTSVRIAGVNHEFATIPGVREDVLEILLNMKEIIIKSYSNQPQIGRLVATGPKTVQASEFDLPSDVELVNGTQKVATLSEGATLEMEFRIETGTGYRSVDRSRQDPSALDFLQIDAIFMPVSKVNYMVEDARVGGSLEQDRLILDVTTNGSITPQEALSQASTILVDLFSPLKDITFEPLKDEPELTDDPNSQIPIEELQLSVRAYNCLKRAQINNVSDLLDYTQEDLLEIKNFGAKSAEEVIEALQQRLGITLPHEKAKS; translated from the coding sequence GTGGGGCAGTTTCAGGTTGAATGTGTTGAAAGTTATACAGAAAAAGATCAAAGTCAGTACAGCCGATTTATTCTAGAACCCTTAGAACGAGGTCAAGGCACAACAGTAGGCAATGCTCTCAGACGAGTATTGCTCTCTAATCTATCCGGGGCAGCCGTGACCTCGGTGAGGATTGCTGGCGTAAACCATGAGTTTGCAACGATTCCAGGCGTTCGGGAAGATGTATTAGAAATCTTACTGAACATGAAGGAAATCATTATCAAAAGCTACTCTAATCAACCCCAAATCGGCCGTTTAGTGGCCACGGGGCCAAAAACAGTTCAAGCCAGTGAGTTTGACCTACCATCGGATGTGGAATTAGTCAACGGCACTCAAAAAGTTGCCACCCTCTCGGAGGGCGCAACCTTAGAAATGGAGTTTCGGATAGAAACGGGTACAGGCTACCGCTCTGTAGACCGTAGTCGCCAAGATCCGAGCGCCTTAGACTTTCTCCAGATCGATGCGATTTTTATGCCCGTATCTAAAGTCAATTATATGGTCGAAGATGCACGGGTAGGGGGTTCCTTGGAACAAGACCGGCTAATCCTTGATGTAACCACCAATGGGAGTATCACTCCCCAAGAAGCCTTATCTCAAGCATCGACGATATTGGTTGATTTATTTAGTCCACTCAAAGATATTACCTTTGAGCCGCTCAAGGATGAGCCAGAACTGACAGATGATCCCAATAGTCAGATTCCGATTGAGGAATTACAGTTATCGGTGAGAGCTTACAACTGTCTCAAACGAGCGCAGATTAATAATGTATCCGATCTACTCGATTACACCCAAGAAGATTTGTTGGAGATCAAAAACTTTGGGGCAAAATCAGCCGAAGAAGTGATTGAAGCCCTGCAACAGAGGTTAGGGATTACTCTGCCCCATGAAAAGGCCAAATCCTAA
- the secY gene encoding preprotein translocase subunit SecY translates to MTVSRDKTPSAQETFIQMAQAAGLRGRLLITLGLLILARLGVYIPVIGIDRDQFSRNIEGSPIIGFLDLFSGGGISQLGVFALGILPFINASIIIQLLTAALPTLEDLQKNEGEAGRRKLSQITRYVALGWCILQSVGIGLWLNNAPGVALNPGPIFILQTILALSAGSMLVMWFGEVITERGIGNGASLLIFVNIVSTLPRSIGQTIELASSGDSGIVGRTLLLVLVFLVMIVGIVFVQEGTRRIPIISARRQVGRKLYLEKSSYLPLRLNQGGVMPIIFASAVLILPVTLAELTGSSAVLSAVQYLSPGGALYVPFYLTMILFFSYFYASLIMNPIDVAQNLKKMGSSIPGIRPGKATSEYIERVLNRLTFLGAVFLGIVAIVPTVVEGLTRVPTFQGLGATSLLILVGVAIDTAKQIQTYVISQRYEGMVKQ, encoded by the coding sequence ATGACCGTTAGTCGAGACAAAACTCCAAGCGCTCAAGAAACCTTTATCCAGATGGCTCAGGCAGCCGGCCTCAGAGGTCGGTTACTGATCACTCTGGGCTTATTAATTTTGGCTAGATTAGGGGTTTATATCCCCGTTATCGGCATCGACCGGGATCAATTTAGCCGCAATATTGAAGGCAGTCCAATTATTGGATTTTTAGACCTGTTTTCCGGTGGAGGAATTTCTCAACTGGGCGTTTTTGCCCTCGGCATCCTCCCCTTTATTAATGCATCCATCATCATCCAACTCTTAACTGCTGCTCTGCCTACCCTAGAAGACTTACAAAAGAATGAAGGGGAAGCCGGACGGCGAAAACTCTCCCAAATTACTCGCTATGTTGCCCTAGGATGGTGCATCCTTCAAAGTGTAGGGATTGGATTATGGTTAAATAATGCCCCCGGAGTTGCCTTAAACCCAGGGCCCATATTTATTCTCCAAACGATTTTAGCCCTCAGTGCGGGTTCCATGTTGGTGATGTGGTTTGGAGAAGTGATTACTGAACGAGGTATCGGCAACGGTGCGTCGTTACTCATTTTTGTCAATATTGTTTCTACCTTGCCGCGCTCCATTGGCCAAACGATTGAATTAGCCTCCAGTGGAGATAGTGGTATTGTCGGACGAACTCTGCTTTTGGTGCTGGTCTTCCTGGTGATGATTGTCGGTATTGTTTTTGTTCAAGAAGGAACTCGCCGAATTCCGATCATCTCCGCTCGTCGCCAAGTGGGTAGAAAACTGTATTTGGAAAAAAGTAGCTACCTCCCCTTGCGATTAAACCAAGGTGGGGTAATGCCGATTATTTTTGCTTCTGCTGTCCTGATTTTACCGGTTACCCTGGCTGAATTAACCGGAAGTTCGGCTGTTCTGAGTGCGGTTCAATATCTGAGTCCAGGAGGAGCATTATATGTTCCTTTCTATTTGACGATGATTCTGTTTTTTAGCTATTTCTATGCTTCTTTGATTATGAATCCCATAGATGTGGCTCAGAATCTGAAAAAAATGGGTTCGAGTATCCCCGGCATTCGTCCCGGAAAAGCAACGAGTGAGTATATTGAACGGGTTCTGAATCGGTTGACGTTTTTAGGGGCTGTGTTTTTGGGCATTGTGGCTATTGTGCCCACAGTGGTTGAAGGCTTGACCCGCGTCCCGACGTTTCAAGGATTAGGCGCTACCTCCCTATTGATTTTGGTTGGGGTGGCGATTGACACCGCGAAGCAAATTCAAACCTATGTGATTTCTCAACGTTATGAAGGGATGGTGAAACAATAG
- the rplV gene encoding 50S ribosomal protein L22, producing MAIDTSVETRAIARYIRMSPHKVRRVLDQIRGKTYRDALIILEFMPYRACQPVLKVLRSAVANAEHNEGLDPRTLVVSKAFADAGPALKRFRPRAQGRAYQIRKPTCHITVAVAPEAANS from the coding sequence ATGGCAATCGATACTTCTGTAGAAACTCGTGCGATCGCACGGTACATCCGCATGTCCCCCCATAAAGTCCGTCGAGTATTAGACCAAATTCGGGGAAAAACCTATCGGGATGCACTGATCATCCTCGAATTCATGCCCTACCGTGCCTGTCAACCCGTCTTAAAAGTCTTGCGTTCGGCAGTCGCCAATGCAGAACACAATGAGGGACTCGACCCCAGAACCCTAGTGGTCAGCAAAGCCTTTGCCGACGCTGGCCCAGCCCTAAAGCGCTTTCGCCCCCGGGCCCAAGGACGGGCTTATCAAATTCGTAAACCCACCTGTCATATTACAGTAGCTGTTGCCCCCGAAGCGGCCAACAGTTAG
- the rplQ gene encoding 50S ribosomal protein L17: MRHRCRVPKLGKPADQRKALLRSLTTELIRHGRITTTKARAKAVRSEVEKMITLAKSGTLAARRQVLSYLYLSGSPDRKEHMLKKKQLVHALFEQAPSRYSDRQGGYTRILPTVPRRGDNAEMAIIELV; the protein is encoded by the coding sequence ATGCGTCATCGTTGTCGTGTCCCAAAACTGGGAAAACCTGCCGATCAGCGTAAGGCTCTGCTGAGATCCTTAACGACTGAATTGATTCGTCATGGTCGGATTACGACCACCAAAGCTAGGGCGAAAGCTGTCCGCAGTGAAGTGGAAAAAATGATTACCCTAGCGAAAAGCGGAACTCTGGCGGCTCGTCGCCAGGTTTTGAGTTATCTATATCTGAGTGGGAGTCCAGACCGCAAAGAACATATGCTGAAGAAAAAGCAATTGGTTCATGCTCTGTTTGAACAAGCTCCGTCTCGGTATAGCGATCGCCAGGGTGGATATACGCGCATTCTACCCACTGTTCCTCGTCGGGGGGACAATGCAGAAATGGCGATTATTGAATTAGTCTAA
- the rplX gene encoding 50S ribosomal protein L24, which produces MAKPKQKSLASKMHVKKGDTVQVIAGKDKGKVGEVIEALPKLSKVVVQNVNIRTKHVKPRQEGESGQIKTFEAPIHSSNVMLYSTKEKVASRISYTFTEEGKKVRMLKKTGEIID; this is translated from the coding sequence ATGGCTAAACCCAAACAGAAATCACTTGCCTCGAAAATGCATGTCAAAAAAGGCGATACCGTGCAAGTGATTGCGGGCAAGGATAAGGGAAAAGTCGGAGAAGTGATTGAGGCGCTCCCCAAACTCAGTAAAGTTGTGGTGCAAAACGTGAACATTAGAACGAAGCACGTTAAACCCAGACAAGAAGGAGAATCGGGACAAATCAAGACCTTTGAAGCTCCCATCCATAGCTCAAATGTAATGCTCTATTCCACCAAGGAAAAAGTCGCCTCTCGTATCTCCTATACCTTCACCGAAGAAGGAAAAAAGGTACGGATGCTGAAAAAAACTGGGGAAATCATTGATTAA
- the rplR gene encoding 50S ribosomal protein L18, which produces MKRTRQEFRQRRHNRIRKSVSGTPERPRLAVFRSNNHIYAQVIDDTQHHTLAAASTLEPEMKAALNAVGRTCEASAQVGKAIAERSINKGISRVVFDRGGNLYHGRVKALADAAREAGLDF; this is translated from the coding sequence ATGAAACGAACCAGACAAGAATTCAGGCAGCGTAGACACAATCGCATTCGTAAGTCAGTTAGTGGAACTCCTGAGCGTCCCCGGTTAGCGGTATTTCGATCCAACAACCACATTTATGCTCAGGTCATTGATGATACCCAGCATCATACCCTAGCTGCTGCCTCCACCTTAGAGCCGGAAATGAAAGCCGCCTTGAATGCTGTGGGCCGGACTTGTGAAGCGTCTGCCCAAGTGGGTAAGGCGATCGCCGAGCGATCCATCAATAAAGGAATTTCCAGGGTGGTCTTCGACCGAGGTGGCAACTTGTACCATGGTCGCGTTAAAGCATTAGCAGACGCGGCTCGTGAAGCTGGATTAGACTTTTAG
- the infA gene encoding translation initiation factor IF-1, giving the protein MAKQDLIEMEGQVTESLPNAMFRVDLDNGFNVLAHISGKIRRNYIKILPGDRVKVELTPYDLTKGRITYRLRKK; this is encoded by the coding sequence TTGGCTAAACAAGATCTAATTGAAATGGAAGGGCAAGTAACAGAATCCTTGCCGAATGCTATGTTTCGGGTAGACCTGGATAATGGGTTTAATGTGTTAGCCCATATTTCGGGTAAAATTCGCCGCAACTATATCAAAATTTTGCCTGGCGATCGCGTCAAAGTAGAATTGACTCCCTATGACTTAACCAAAGGGAGAATCACCTATCGATTGCGTAAGAAGTAA
- the rplE gene encoding 50S ribosomal protein L5, translating to MVQPLKTRYQEKIVPKLMEQFGYTNIHQVPKIQKVTINRGLGEASQNAKSLEASLSELALITGQKPVVTRAKKAIAGFKIRQGMPIGVMVTLRSDRMYAFLDRLINLALPRIRDFRGISPKSFDGRGNYNLGLREQLIFPEIEYDKIDQIRGMDVAITTTAQSDEEGRALLREMGMPFREN from the coding sequence ATGGTACAACCCCTCAAAACCCGATATCAAGAAAAAATTGTTCCCAAATTGATGGAGCAATTTGGGTACACGAATATTCATCAAGTACCCAAAATTCAAAAAGTAACCATTAACCGAGGTCTCGGAGAAGCATCTCAAAATGCCAAATCCTTAGAGGCCTCCCTGAGCGAATTGGCCCTGATTACGGGACAAAAACCCGTAGTGACTCGGGCCAAAAAGGCGATCGCCGGATTCAAAATTCGTCAAGGAATGCCCATTGGGGTCATGGTAACCCTACGCAGCGATCGGATGTATGCCTTTCTAGACCGATTAATCAACTTAGCTCTGCCCCGGATTCGGGACTTTCGAGGCATTAGTCCAAAAAGTTTCGATGGGCGCGGAAACTATAACCTCGGTCTGCGGGAACAACTGATTTTTCCCGAAATAGAATATGACAAAATCGACCAAATTCGAGGGATGGATGTTGCCATTACCACAACCGCTCAATCCGATGAAGAAGGACGCGCCCTACTGCGGGAAATGGGAATGCCTTTCCGGGAAAACTAA
- the rplF gene encoding 50S ribosomal protein L6, protein MSRIGKRPINIPDKVTVTLNGQQVSVKGPKGQLERILPSEVTIEQENNTLIVQRRNDSRRCRAAHGLCRTLVFNMVEGVSKGFEKRLELQGVGYRAQAKGKALTLNVGYSKPVDFEAPEGIDFAIVDNTGKAVNQGTLVVVTGIDKEIVGNTAAKIRDVRPPEVYKGKGIRYQGEIVRRKAGKAGKK, encoded by the coding sequence ATGTCTCGAATTGGTAAACGTCCTATTAATATTCCTGACAAAGTAACAGTTACCCTTAATGGTCAACAAGTCTCTGTCAAAGGGCCCAAAGGACAACTAGAGCGCATCTTGCCTTCAGAAGTCACAATTGAACAAGAGAACAATACCCTGATCGTGCAACGGCGCAATGACTCCCGCAGATGTCGGGCAGCCCATGGCCTCTGCCGTACCCTCGTGTTCAATATGGTGGAAGGGGTATCTAAAGGATTTGAAAAGCGTCTAGAACTGCAAGGGGTAGGATACCGGGCCCAAGCCAAAGGCAAAGCCCTCACCTTGAATGTGGGCTATAGTAAACCGGTCGATTTTGAAGCCCCAGAGGGGATTGATTTTGCCATCGTTGATAATACGGGTAAAGCCGTTAATCAAGGAACTTTGGTGGTAGTAACCGGCATCGATAAAGAGATCGTGGGCAATACCGCCGCCAAAATTCGTGATGTTCGTCCTCCCGAAGTCTATAAGGGTAAAGGCATTCGCTATCAGGGCGAAATCGTCAGACGTAAAGCGGGTAAGGCAGGTAAGAAATAA
- the rpsC gene encoding 30S ribosomal protein S3: protein MGQKIHPTGFRLGITQEHRSRWFADDKHYPGILQEDFKIRKYVEKQLNNAGISTVRIERKADQIDLEIHTARPGVVVGRGGQGIESLRTSLQKEIGDSNRQIRINVVEVTRVDADSGLLAEYIAQQLERRVSFRRVVRQAIQRAQRAGIQGIKIQVSGRLNGAEIARTEWTREGRVPLHTLRADIDYAYRTAQTIYGILGIKVWVFKGEIIPGQEETPPPGPNPSRRRGNRRRPQFEDRSNES from the coding sequence GTGGGACAAAAAATACACCCAACTGGGTTTCGGCTAGGAATCACCCAAGAACACCGTTCTCGGTGGTTCGCAGATGACAAACACTACCCAGGAATCTTACAAGAAGACTTTAAGATTCGTAAATATGTAGAAAAACAACTCAATAACGCCGGGATTTCCACCGTCCGCATCGAGCGCAAAGCCGATCAGATTGACCTAGAAATCCATACCGCCCGGCCCGGCGTTGTCGTCGGTCGAGGGGGTCAAGGCATTGAGTCCCTACGCACTAGCCTGCAAAAAGAAATCGGTGATAGCAATCGCCAAATTCGGATCAACGTCGTTGAGGTCACCCGCGTTGATGCCGATTCCGGTCTGTTGGCTGAATATATCGCCCAACAACTCGAACGTCGGGTTTCCTTCCGTCGAGTCGTGCGCCAAGCCATCCAACGGGCCCAACGAGCAGGCATTCAAGGGATTAAAATCCAAGTGAGTGGCCGTCTGAACGGAGCAGAAATTGCCCGTACAGAATGGACAAGAGAAGGACGAGTTCCCCTGCATACCCTCCGGGCTGACATTGACTACGCTTACCGCACCGCCCAAACCATCTATGGAATCTTGGGCATTAAAGTTTGGGTCTTCAAAGGCGAAATTATCCCCGGACAAGAAGAAACTCCCCCACCGGGGCCAAACCCCAGTCGTCGTCGAGGTAATCGCCGTCGGCCGCAATTTGAAGACCGATCCAACGAAAGCTAA
- the rpsK gene encoding 30S ribosomal protein S11, translating to MARPKKTGPKKQKRNIPNGVAHIQSTFNNTIVSITAPNGDVISWASAGSSGFKGAKKGTPFAAQTAADSAARRAIDQGMRQIEVMVSGPGSGRETAIRALQGSGLEITLIRDVTPIPHNGCRPPKRRRV from the coding sequence ATGGCACGACCGAAAAAAACAGGCCCGAAGAAGCAAAAGCGAAATATTCCTAATGGTGTAGCCCACATTCAATCGACGTTCAACAACACGATTGTCTCGATTACTGCCCCCAACGGCGATGTAATCTCTTGGGCTTCAGCCGGATCGAGTGGATTTAAGGGAGCCAAAAAAGGAACTCCCTTTGCCGCTCAAACAGCCGCAGATAGTGCCGCTCGTCGGGCGATCGACCAAGGAATGCGGCAAATTGAAGTCATGGTTAGTGGCCCCGGATCGGGACGAGAAACCGCTATCCGTGCCCTACAAGGTTCAGGTTTAGAAATCACTCTCATTCGAGATGTCACCCCCATCCCTCATAATGGATGCCGTCCTCCAAAACGGCGGCGAGTCTAG
- the rpsE gene encoding 30S ribosomal protein S5 has translation MEDKEKKGKSRKGNRNREKESEWQERVVQIRRVTKVVKGGKKLSFRAIVIVGNERGQVGVGVGKAGDVIGAVKKGVADAKKHLITVPLTKANSLPHPSTGEATGARVLMRPAAPGTGVIAGGSVRTVLELAGVQNALAKQLGSNNPLNNARAAIDALSSLRTFADVAQERGIAIEQLYV, from the coding sequence ATGGAAGACAAAGAAAAGAAAGGCAAATCACGCAAAGGCAACCGCAATCGGGAAAAAGAAAGCGAATGGCAAGAGCGGGTAGTACAAATCCGCCGGGTGACGAAGGTCGTCAAAGGAGGTAAAAAATTAAGCTTCCGGGCGATCGTCATCGTCGGCAACGAGCGGGGTCAAGTCGGTGTAGGTGTGGGTAAAGCCGGTGATGTCATCGGAGCGGTGAAAAAAGGAGTCGCTGATGCCAAAAAACACCTAATTACCGTTCCCCTAACCAAAGCCAACTCCCTCCCCCATCCTTCCACTGGAGAAGCCACAGGAGCTAGAGTGCTGATGCGTCCAGCCGCTCCCGGTACTGGGGTGATTGCTGGGGGGTCAGTGCGTACCGTGCTAGAACTGGCAGGGGTTCAAAATGCCCTAGCCAAGCAACTTGGCTCTAATAACCCGCTCAATAATGCTAGGGCAGCCATTGATGCCCTCTCTAGCCTCCGTACCTTTGCTGATGTCGCCCAGGAAAGAGGAATTGCCATCGAACAGCTTTATGTCTAG
- the rplO gene encoding 50S ribosomal protein L15, with the protein MRLENLAPQKGSRKRRRRVGRGISAGQGASCGFGMRGQKSRSGRGTRPGFEGGQMPLYRRVPKLKHFTVINKQQYTTINIRQLATLPANTEVTLESLMDAGIVTTNDGPLKILGDGEISVPLQVTAAQFTANARTKLEGAGGSCQVLE; encoded by the coding sequence ATGAGATTAGAAAATCTTGCCCCTCAAAAAGGTTCCCGTAAACGCCGCCGTCGAGTCGGTCGCGGAATCTCGGCAGGTCAGGGAGCCAGTTGTGGCTTTGGAATGCGGGGACAAAAATCCCGTTCAGGTCGGGGCACTCGTCCCGGCTTTGAAGGGGGACAAATGCCCCTATATCGGCGTGTGCCTAAACTCAAGCACTTTACAGTTATTAACAAACAACAGTACACTACGATTAATATTCGTCAACTGGCTACCCTGCCAGCAAATACCGAAGTGACTTTAGAATCATTGATGGACGCAGGGATTGTGACCACCAATGACGGCCCCTTGAAAATCTTGGGAGACGGAGAAATTAGCGTACCCCTGCAAGTGACAGCAGCCCAATTTACGGCTAATGCTCGGACTAAACTCGAAGGTGCTGGAGGGAGTTGTCAGGTTTTAGAATAA
- the rpmC gene encoding 50S ribosomal protein L29, with translation MPLPKIDEVRNLSDEELGEQIVAIKRQLFQLRLQQATGQGEIKPHQFKHLKHRQSQLLMVERQRQLTQAQSQESATPVEDKEES, from the coding sequence ATGCCATTACCTAAAATTGACGAGGTAAGAAACCTGAGTGATGAGGAACTTGGCGAGCAAATTGTAGCCATCAAACGACAACTGTTTCAGTTACGGCTTCAACAAGCGACCGGCCAGGGAGAAATAAAACCTCATCAGTTCAAACACCTCAAACACCGCCAATCCCAACTCTTGATGGTTGAGAGACAGAGGCAGTTGACTCAAGCTCAATCTCAAGAAAGTGCGACACCTGTAGAGGACAAAGAGGAGTCATAA